Part of the Limihaloglobus sulfuriphilus genome is shown below.
TGTCGAGGGGCGTTTGCGGGAGATAATGGGCAAGATCAACTACTCCGAGGTTACCGACTGCACCGCGGCTCCGCTCGATACAGCCGGCTTCGGTACGGTTGTAAAGGTTCGTGACCTTGACAGCGGCCGGGAGATCGTGTATCAGCTGCTTGGCCCGTATGATTACGACCTGACTGAAAACAGCATCTCGATCCTCTCGCCGATCGGCAACGCACTGTACGGCCTGAGTGTCGGGGAAAAAGTCAGCGTAAGTGTTCCCCGCGGCGAATCAAATTTCGAGATACTTGAAATCACCGCCTCTGAATTTAAATAAATCGGGCTCTCCGCTGTGATCTGATAGCCTTACAGACTTCAATATGAGGATAAAAATATATGAAACTTCCGGAAATTAACAATCCGCGTGCGTTTAAAAGCCTGTACGCAATAGACTTCGGTGAATACAGCTCTGTCGGCTTTACCGGCAGGGAGGTCGCTGAGCTGCTCGAGAGTGAGAGGTACCGCGGCGTAAAGGTTTACCGTATCCATAACGCCAGACCTGACGGCACTATGGAGCTAAAGGGCGTGCAACGCGAGACGTTTGAACTTGAGAGCGGGATGTTTTTCTACGCTGATGACGAAGACCAGGCGCGGCAGTATTATAACCGGCTGGTTGAGATCGCCCTCAAGGCCTCACCGCCGGAACGGGCGAAGGTGCACCTTGCAAAAACGGGTGATTCATTCGCTGCCGCGATAATCTATCCGGCAGAGGCGGATGCGGATTTTGCTGACTGGCTAAAGGCCGCCGGTTACATGACCAGCGGGTTTGTCGAGGGCGGCATGTGCAGTGTCAGCAGGTACTATCACGGCAATGCGGAAATACTCGAGAGCAGACAGCTCTTCGCGGCGGACGAAGTACGCCACCGCAGCGGGGAAGAGCTGCTGGCGGATATCCGTAAACCCTTGCAGCGGTACGCTTAAG
Proteins encoded:
- a CDS encoding GreA/GreB family elongation factor; amino-acid sequence: MQEIMPISQTGDEKLKAELDELKKEAAELRQRVAEAREHGDLKENGEYIYGRQNLSFVEGRLREIMGKINYSEVTDCTAAPLDTAGFGTVVKVRDLDSGREIVYQLLGPYDYDLTENSISILSPIGNALYGLSVGEKVSVSVPRGESNFEILEITASEFK